The Clostridium aceticum genomic interval TTGAAGTGGTTAGAGGGGAATACGGGACCCTCCCATGAAAATGTTGAAATTGAAGGAACTGAACCCTATATTGTAGGAGGCCATACCGCCAGCGGTTATTGGATAGATGGTGATAGAAAAACCACTTTGAAAAATCTTTATGCGGTGGGAGATGTAGCTGGTGGAAGTCCTAAAAAATATGTAAGTGGATGTCTGGTAGAGGGTGAAATAGCTGCCAAATCCATTATAAAGACCATAGAAAATGTAGAAATGATTAAGTTGGATCACCAAGAAATAAGTGCAAAAATCCAACATATTTCTTGCTTTTTTAATCATCCTCCATCTCAACATAGTATTGAAGAAATAGAAGTGGCTATGCAAAAAATTATGGATGAGTATGCTGGAGGCATATCTAAGGCTTACATGTATAGCAAGGCAAAACTAGAAGTCGCCGCTAAAGGCATTGAAGAACTCTTTCATATAGTAGATAGATTAAAGGCAAATAGTTTACATGATTTGTTAGCCATATTTGAAATTATTGACCGTCTATATGTTTGTAAAGTATTAATTAAACATTTAGAAGCCAGAAAGGAAACCAGATGGAGATGTTATCAAGAAAACACTGATTTTCCCCAGAAGGATGATAAAAACTGGATGAAGTATATCAATTCAGTTTATGAGGATGGCAATGTAAAAATTCTATTTAGGCAGCTAGTAGGGGGGGACAAAAGTTATGAGCATACAAATTGATAAAACCAAATGCATCTCATGTGGTAAGTGTTTAAACATTTGTCCTGGCAACTTGATTGCTGAAGATGAGGAAAAGAAAGCTTCTATAAAACATCCAAAAGAATGTTGGGGATGTACTGCTTGCCTAAAAGAGTGTTCAGCAGAAGCGATTAAATATTATTTGGCGGCAGATATAGGCGGTAAAGGTGGTCATTTATACAGCAAAAATTGTGGAGATAGCATGGCGTGGTATATTGTAAGCGCTGATCATAAAAAGTATCACATAA includes:
- a CDS encoding 4Fe-4S dicluster domain-containing protein, whose protein sequence is MSIQIDKTKCISCGKCLNICPGNLIAEDEEKKASIKHPKECWGCTACLKECSAEAIKYYLAADIGGKGGHLYSKNCGDSMAWYIVSADHKKYHIKINKKDSNAY